In Porites lutea chromosome 7, jaPorLute2.1, whole genome shotgun sequence, a single window of DNA contains:
- the LOC140943793 gene encoding uncharacterized protein yields the protein MALKTILLLFLCFLVSSTAEQNCSEYQCSLVPVGEDLSSEFQLKASEKGVKLVYLQVKITGNDSYSPLNVPDEFLPDWWVYARSISEPMLSLPYDYDALSLGLLNYQVRSMTVPLKENPVRCLVALNSSCQNKVIGSALLKNVTRTIHKEDVVCVQDIKDYNWFQLLYHEDNLEYDCCIREKISGEIRCNQSARNTPWIEAFNVVLLMLQGVLVLYFPAFPLVIPDFIFNFQEELEKEQQEDEKLKNELDRNRRGQDINSQDSHDNQGQELQDRHYYQRDSTAEEDQIQTFQIGVNMSSLIPQIMLITKDKTLKMDVTIMVSERAVREVINTLQNKC from the exons ATGGCTTTAAAGACTATTTTGTTGCTATTTCTTTGCTTCTTGGTTTCTTCTACCGCCGAACAGAACTGTAGCGAGTATCAGTGCAGCCTTGTTCCGGTTGGAGAAGACCTGTCATCTGAATTTCAACTCAAGGCATCTGAAAAAGGAGTAAAATTAGTTTACTTGCAAGTGAAAATAACCGGTAACGACAGCTATAGCCCATTGAATGTTCCGGACGAGTTTTTGCCAGATTGGTGGGTTTATGCCAGATCCATTAGTGAACCTATGTTGTCTTTACCTTACGACTACGATGCATTATCTCTGGGACTTTTAAACTATCAAGTAAGAAGTATGACAGTACCTTTGAAAGAAAATCCTGTTAGATGCCTCGTAGCCTTGAACTCGTCGTGTCAAAATAAAGTGATTGGGAGTGCGCTGTTAAAAAATGTCACAAGAACCATTCACAAAGAAGATGTTGTATGTGTTCAAGACATTAAAGATTACAACTGGTTTCAACTTTTATACCATGAAGACAACCTCGAATACGATTGTTGTATCAGAGAGAAAATTTCCGGGGAGATTCGTTGCAACCAGTCTGCTAGAAACACCCCCTGGATCGAGGCATTTAATGTGGTTCTTCTCATGTTGCAAGGAGTCTTGGTGTTATATTTCCCTGCATTTCCTCTTGTAATACCTgacttcattttcaattttcaagaaGAACTAGagaaagaacaacaagaagacgaaaaactaaaaaatgagCTTGATAGAAATAGGAGAGGACAGGATATAAACAGTCAAGATAGCCATGATAATCAAGGACAAGAACTGCAAGATCGACATTATTACCAGCGAGATAGCACGGCGGAAG AAGATCAGATACAAACATTCCAGATAGGAGTGAATATGAGCAGTTTGATACCTCAGATCATGCTGATAACCAAAGACAAGACCCTCAAGATGGACGTGACGATCATGGTCAGCGAGAGAGCGGTACGGGAGGTGATCAACACCCTTCAGAACAAATGTTAG